From Opisthocomus hoazin isolate bOpiHoa1 chromosome 10, bOpiHoa1.hap1, whole genome shotgun sequence, a single genomic window includes:
- the SNX22 gene encoding sorting nexin-22 isoform X1 codes for MIAVSIPAAEPEPAARSPEKGHTVFRVEVLCNGRRHSMAKRYSEFQALHKRIKKTCKVPTFPPRRVPNWMPKVLEQRRQGLELYIQGVLYHNEELPQDVLDFLKVQRCQQPPKASSPLAGRLLSQRPVVSFCTDPYARPPGTGRAALPSAWMFWGWRELLDPELCCKTPQHPGFGATDHSVLMIGKRSLCSNSAKQI; via the exons atGATCGCTGTCTCCATTCCGGcggcggagccggagccggcggcgCGGAGCCCTGAGAAGGGGCACACG GTGTTCCGGGTGGAGGTGCTGTGCAATGGCCGGCGGCACAGCATGGCGAAGCGCTACAGCGAGTTCCAGGCACTGCACAAGCGG ATCAAGAAGACCTGCAAGGTCCCCACCTTCCCTCCGCGCCGTGTCCCCAACTGGATGCCCAAAGTGCTGGAGCAGCGCCGGCAGGGCCTGGAGCTTTACATCCAG GGTGTCCTGTACCACAATGAGGAGCTGCCCCAGGACGTGCTGGACTTCCTGAAGgtgcagcgctgccagcagccccccaaGGCCAGCAGCCCCCT TGCCGGCCGCCTGCTCTCCCAGCGACCCGTTGTCAGCTTCTGCACCGACCCTTACGCGCGGCCACCGGGCACCG ggagagcagctctgccttctgcctGGATgttttgggggtggagggagctTTTGGACCCTGAACTGTGCTGCAAAACCCCTCAGCATCCGGGCTTTGGTGCAACAGATCACTCGGTCTTGATGATTGGCAAAAGATCGCTGTGCTCCAATTCTGCAAAGCAAATCTGA
- the PATL2 gene encoding protein PAT1 homolog 2 isoform X2 produces the protein MCSPSHLQDRDSTEEDTAKSLMPPEMSPELAEVVAEETEVSEEPGPGAAVQLEELGELQEEAGMELEVEQVGSELEEEEEELGAEEPEEDQEPWEEPNDLGDPAVMRAGQSKPTLESQDSAVLDSRIGACWAEFGKEDTLSMDPMVWGSCPSSILPHHMLEDKAILQVLERPPPCTNVALDFLGSPVQRGFGGSPQLKRHDFRLMSPKSFTQRFLQQQSPLMPCSPCSPQPFTPAHRSSPLFASNQTSGYASPTPFRPMSPNISSPTRPLTMHFGPMSPSLDPALFFSPSASRQLNLSVPSHMTQLHPQHQRILTQRQQQGGQAQSISPKKLWSPKVDPYAGLMTSKEKDWVVKVEMIQLQSENMDDDYYYQTYYHRLERKQAEEELLGGRNKQEPPKLVTPFIQKVETYDSVVRIAGSLGQVAVSTCYSPRRAIDAVHHALVEEAAGSHRLRALHRIEKLFVQLLEVEETRRKMSLAPEEQQPCCQEQKSQEVERIYEALKIKACSSEEEAEDEFLQLLCVQKGKKLTARLLPHLTQEQAEKILLTITHHLPFLMKKDMLDESLPLLYSPLNEVVGGMTFSKLIEVLQEMTKPLPKCPELPLTMALRNQFGISLLYSLLSHGERLLSSDVPLEPCSGDFEMWTDTVFLVARELSQVPKASLVEPLFLPSNLLSLFCRYLDKQTVHHLEAKMECSPLPSEAAMLC, from the exons GCAGGTCGGCTCCGagttggaggaagaggaggaggagctgggggcTGAGGAACCAGAGGAAGACCAGGAGCCTTGGGAGGAGCCCAACGATCTAGGAGACCCAGCGGTGATGAGAGCCGGGCAGAGCAAACCCACGCTGGAG AGCCAGGACTCGGCGGTGCTGGACAGCAGGATTGGTGCTTGCTGGGCAGAGTTTGGCAAAGAGGACACG CTGTCAATGGATCCCATGGTGTggggctcctgccccagcagtATCCTGCCCCACCACATGCTGGAG gATAAAGCCATCCTCCAAGTCCTGGAGAGGCCCCCGCCATGCACCAATGTGGCCCTTGACTTCCTCGGCTCCCCTGTGCAGAGGGGCTTCGGGGGCTCTCCCCAGCTCAAGCGCCACGACTTCAGACTGATGTCCCCCAAGTCCTTCACCCAGCGCTTCCTCCAGCAG cagtCACCTCTGATGCCTTGCTCCCCGTGCTCCCCTCAGCCCTTCACACCGGCTCACAGATCCTCTCCGCTCTTTGCTTCCAACCAG aCCTCAGGGTACGCATCTCCGACCCCTTTCCGGCCCATGTCGCCCAACATCAGCAGCCCGACGCGGCCTCTCACCATGCACTTTGGTCCCATGTCTCCCTCATTGGACCCTGCTCTCTTCTTCAGCCCGTCGGCCAGCAGGCAGCTGAACCTCAG CGTGCCCAGCCATATGACCCAGCTGCACCCCCAGCACCAGCGCATCCTGACCCAGCGGCAGCAGCAAGGCGGGCAGGCGCAGAG CATCTCCCCCAAGAAGCTGTGGTCTCCTAAAGTGGACCCTTATGCTGGGCTGATGACCTCCAAGGAGAAGGACTGGGTTGTCAAGGTGGAGATGATCCAGCTGCAGAGTGAGAACATGGATGATGACTACTACTACCAG ACGTACTACCACCGGCTGGAGCGCAaacaggcagaggaggagctgctTGGCGGGCGCAACAAGCAGGAGCCTCCCAAGCTGGTCACACCGTTCATCCAGAAAGTAGAGACATATGACTCtg TGGTGCGCATTGCGGGCTCGCTGGGCCAGGTCGCGGTGTCCACCTGCTACAGCCCTCGCCGGGCCATCGATGCTGTGCACCATGCCCTCGTGGAGGAG GCTGCAGGGAGCCACCGGCTTCGGGCGCTGCACAGGATCGAGAAG CTCTTTGTGCAGCTGCTGGAAGTGGAGGAGACGcggcggaagatgtccctggccccggaagagcagcagccctgctgtcagGAACAGAAGAGCCAAGAAGTGGAGCGTATCTACGAGGCGTTGAAAATCAAGGCTTGCAGCAGTGAAGA ggaggcagaggatGAATTCCTGCAACTCCTGTGTGTGCAGAAGGGCAAGAAACTCACGGCCCGGCTGCTGCCCCACCTGACCCAGGAGCAAGCGGAGAAGATCCTGCTGACCATCACCCACCACCTGCCCTTCCTTATGAAGAAGGACATGTTGGACGAG tCTCTCCCCCTGCTCTACAGCCCATTGAACGAGGTGGTGGGTGGGATGACCTTCAGCAAGCTCATCGAGGTCCTCCAGGAGATGACCAAGCCTTTGCCCAAGTGCCCTGAGCTCCCCCTCACCATGGCTTTGAGGAACCAG TTTGGGATCTCCTTGCTCTACTCTCTACTGAGCCACGGTGAGAGGCTTCTGTCCTCCGACGTGCCGCTGGAGCCGTGCAGCGGGGACTTCGAGATGTG GACAGACACAGTGTTCCTGGTCGCCCGGGAGCTGTCACAAGTGCCCAAGGCCTCGCTGGTAGAGCCTCTCTTCTTGCCAAGCAACCTTCTCTCGCTCTTCTGCCGCTACCTGGACAAGCAGACCGTCCACCACCTGGAAGCCAAGATGGA GTGCTCCCCGCTGCCATCGGAGGCTGCCATGCTGTGCTGA
- the SNX22 gene encoding sorting nexin-22 isoform X2, with product MIAVSIPAAEPEPAARSPEKGHTVFRVEVLCNGRRHSMAKRYSEFQALHKRIKKTCKVPTFPPRRVPNWMPKVLEQRRQGLELYIQGVLYHNEELPQDVLDFLKVQRCQQPPKASSPLAGRLLSQRPVVSFCTDPYARPPGTDPLPDAVLSGVLQGFYIPLSCAPSQAAPQAPGLLGSWAPTQRPAPPWESSSAFCLDVLGVEGAFGP from the exons atGATCGCTGTCTCCATTCCGGcggcggagccggagccggcggcgCGGAGCCCTGAGAAGGGGCACACG GTGTTCCGGGTGGAGGTGCTGTGCAATGGCCGGCGGCACAGCATGGCGAAGCGCTACAGCGAGTTCCAGGCACTGCACAAGCGG ATCAAGAAGACCTGCAAGGTCCCCACCTTCCCTCCGCGCCGTGTCCCCAACTGGATGCCCAAAGTGCTGGAGCAGCGCCGGCAGGGCCTGGAGCTTTACATCCAG GGTGTCCTGTACCACAATGAGGAGCTGCCCCAGGACGTGCTGGACTTCCTGAAGgtgcagcgctgccagcagccccccaaGGCCAGCAGCCCCCT TGCCGGCCGCCTGCTCTCCCAGCGACCCGTTGTCAGCTTCTGCACCGACCCTTACGCGCGGCCACCGGGCACCG ACCCACTCCCCGATGCCGTGCTGAGCGGGGTGCTGCAGGGCTTCTACATCCCCCTGAGCTGCGCCCCCAGCCAGGCTGCGCCCCAAGCCCCCGGCCTGCTGGGCTCCTGGGCACCCACCCAGCGCCCAGCCCCACCATG ggagagcagctctgccttctgcctGGATgttttgggggtggagggagctTTTGGACCCTGA
- the SNX1 gene encoding sorting nexin-1 translates to MASGGACGSRSPSPAGRRPPPFPEPRGGGSGAPGAAGSDSEGEDIFTGSSKPTAPKRESLLPVSSTSKENGLRVEQDDQDLFADATVELSLDSTQNNQKKELAKASNPAPSLEVAAGSSARNPPKSYEELEEEEQEDKFDLTVGVSDPEKVGDGMNAYVAYKVSTQTSMPMFRSKQFSVKRRFSDFLGLYEKLSEKHAQNGFIVPPPPEKSLIGMTKVKVGKEDSSSAEFLEKRRAALERYLRRVVSHPTMLQDPDVREFLEKEELPRAVGTQTLSGAGILKMFNKATDAVSKMTIKMNESDIWFEEKLQEVECEDQRLRKLHAVVETLVNHRKELALNTAQFAKSLAMLGSSEDNTALSRALSQLAEVEEKIEQLHQEQANNDFFLLAELLGDYIRLLSVVRGAFDQRMKTWQRWQDAQTMLQKKREMEARLLWANKPDKLQQAKDEISEWESRVTQYERDFERISAVIRKEVVRFEKEKSKDFRNHVTKYLETLLNSQQQLVKYWEAFLPEAKAIS, encoded by the exons aTGGCGTCGGGAGGTGCCTGCGGCTCGCgctccccctcccccgccgggcgccgccccccgcccttccccgagccccgcggcggcggcagcggtgcGCCGGGGGCGGCCGGCAGCGACTCGGAGGGCGAGGACATCTTCACTGGCAGC AGCAAGCCCACAGCACCGAAAAGAGAATCTCTTCTCCCTGTGAGCAGCACCTCCAAAGAGAATGGGCTTCGTGTAGAGCAAGATGATCAGGACTTATTTGCAG ATGCCACTGTAGAGTTGTCTCTAGACAGCACGCAAAACAACCAGAAGAAGGAACTGGCCAAAGCATCCAATCCTGCCCCCTCATTAGAAGTAGCTGCAGGCTCTTCTGCTAGAAACCCTCCAAAGAGCTATGAGGAG CTGGAAGAAGAAGAACAGGAGGACAAATTTGACCTGACTGTTGGAGTGAGTGACCCAGAGAAAGTTG ggGATGGCATGAACGCGTATGTAGCCTACAAAGTGTCAACACAG ACGAGCATGCCAATGTTCAGGAGCAAGCAGTTTTCAGTGAAAAGGAGGTTCAGTGACTTTCTGGGTCTCTATGAGAAGTTGTCGGAGAAGCATGCCCAAAATGGGTTCATCGTTCCTCCGCCGCCCGAGAAGAGTCTCATAG GAATGACCAAAGTGAAAGTTGGGAAAGAAGACTCCTCCTCTGCAGAGTTCCTAGAAAAAAGACGGGCTGCGCTAGAGAG GTACCTGCGGAGAGTAGTCAGCCATCCAACAATGCTGCAGGACCCGGATGTCAGGGAGTTCTTGGAAAAGGAGGAG CTACCAAGAGCCGTAGGCACCCAGACCCTGAGTGGAGCAGGAATACTGAAGATGTTCAACAAAGCTACGGATGCTGTCAGTAAAATGACCATCAAGATGAATGAATCAGACATA TGGTTCGAGGAGAAGCTGCAGGAGGTGGAGTGCGAGGACCAGCGGCTGCGGAAGTTGCACGCTGTTGTCGAAACGCTAGTGAACCACAGGAAAG AGCTAGCGTTGAACACGGCCCAGTTCGCAAAGAGTCTGGCCATGCTGGGGAGCTCGGAGGACAACACGGCCCTGTCCCGGGCGCTGTCCCAGCTGGCTGAGGTGGAAGAGAAGATTGAACAGCTGCACCAGGAACAGGCTAACAACGACTTCTTCCTGCTGGCCGAGCTCCTGGGAGACTACATCCGCCTCCTCTCCGTTGTCCGG GGAGCCTTTGACCAGCGCATGAAGACCTGGCAGCGGTGGCAGGATGCCCAGACcatgctgcagaagaaaagagagatggAGGCCAGGCTGCTCTGGGCCAACAAACCCGACAAACTGCAGCAGGCcaaagacgagatctcggag TGGGAGTCTCGTGTGACGCAGTACGAGAGGGACTTTGAACGTATTTCTGCCGTCATCCGCAAAGAAGTGGTGCGGTTTGAG AAAGAGAAATCCAAGGACTTCAGAAACCACGTCACTAAATACCTGGAGACATTGTTAAACTCTCAGCAGCAG CTGGTGAAGTACTGGGAAGCATTCCTACCCGAAGCCAAGGCCATTTCTTAA